The Impatiens glandulifera chromosome 3, dImpGla2.1, whole genome shotgun sequence genome contains a region encoding:
- the LOC124932080 gene encoding lipid phosphate phosphatase delta → MDSIPGWQVAVFGGVVTWIVLSSMLQLTQRLRSLAQPWVLYHVASGIPIIIRIQKYKNRWLDIFFSVLSCVVSVPFYTAFLPVLFWSGHGKLARQMTLLMAFCDYIGNCVKDIVSAPRPSSPPVKRVTATKGEEENALEYGLPSSHTLNTVCLSGYLLYYIISYGEELDVYVQFTAFFMVCGFVGLIGLGRIYLGMHSLIDIIGGLAFGLAILAFWLVVDDYIDVFVVSGQNVTSFWTALSFLWLFAYPTPERPTPSFEFHTAFTGVALGIVSGVQQTFQEFHHENVARLFTPSLTIPVFVERIFVGIPTILIVKFCSKALAKWSLPILANATGVPIRSSGYIPALVNAANSTTSSSSSSLGMAEKRLDEQPQQKRQTGYIQKVLVSLSFSAAHESFDVDTGIRFVQYVGLAWSVVDLVPSLFSQLSL, encoded by the exons ATGGATAGTATACCCGGATGGCAGGTGGCGGTGTTCGGTGGTGTTGTGACATGGATTGTCCTCTCTTCAATGCTTCAGCTTACTCAGAGACTTAGATCGCTCGCACAACCTTGGGTTTTGTATCATGTTGCATCAGGCATTCCTATTATCATACGGATCCAG AAATACAAAAATCGATGGTTAGATATCTTTTTCTCAGTTCTTTCGTGTGTCGTTTCTGTTCCTTTCTACACTGCTTTTCTTCCGGTGCTCTTCTGG AGTGGGCATGGGAAGTTGGCTCGGCAGATGACTCTATTGATGGCATTTTGTGATTACATAGGGAACTGTGTTAAG GATATTGTATCAGCTCCAAGACCAAGCTCTCCTCCTGTTAAGAGAGTTACAGCTACAAAAGGGGAGGAAGAAAATGCTTTGGAATATGGATTACCTTCTTCTCATACTCTTAACACAGTATGCTTATCTGg atatcttttatattatatcatatctTATGGTGAAGAATTGGATGTTTATGTTCAATTCACTGCATTTTTCATGGTTTGCGGTTTTGTTGGTCTGATTGGCTTAG GAAGGATTTACCTGGGAATGCATAGTCTGATTGACATCATTGGTGGCCTGGCTTTTGGATTGGCAATTCTTGCATTTTGGCTTGTTGTAGATGATTATATTGATGTTTTTGTAGTTTCAGGCCAAAATG TGACATCGTTTTGGACTGCCCTCAGCTTCTTGTGGCTTTTTGCTTACCCAACACCAGAGCGTCCAACCCCAAGCTTTGAGTTTCACACAGCATTCACTGGTGTTGCCCTCGGAATT GTATCGGGCGTCCAACAAACCTTCCAGGAATTCCATCACGAAAATGTAGCACGATTATTTACACCCAGTCTGACAATCCCTGTGTTTGTGGAGAGAATATTTGTGGGAATCCCGACCATCCTGATAGTTAAGTTCTGCAGCAAGGCTCTTGCCAAATGGAGTCTCCCGATTCTTGCAAACGCGACAGGAGTTCCAATTAGGTCAAGTGGCTATATCCCAGCACTAGTGAATGCCGCCAATAGTACcacctcttcttcctcttcctctttagGGATGGCAGAAAAAAGGTTGGATGAACAACCACAACAAAAAAGGCAAACAGGTTACATTCAGAAGGTGTTGGTTTCATTATCGTTTTCGGCAGCCCATGAATCATTTGATGTTGACACGGGTATTAGATTTGTTCAATATGTGGGTCTTGCATGGTCTGTCGTGGACCTTGTGCCCTCTTTGTTTTCTCAACTGAGCTTGTGA
- the LOC124928979 gene encoding uncharacterized protein LOC124928979 has translation MPGLAQTNYQQFTNESFVSGQLSCSNGSVSANGFWSNPRDDVNYCQLQKFWGDLSIQDRQELLRIDKQTLFEQTRRNMYCSRCNGLLLEGFMQIVMYGKSLHLEGTGKQNLCLGPGTAINQNNSDLCTPEISIDEAQDPSVHPWGGLTSTKDGMLTLLDCYLFSTCLIGLQNVFDSARARERERELLYPYACGGAGRGWISQGMMGYSRGHGTRETCALHTTRLSVDTLVDFWSALGDETQQSLLRMKEEDFIERLMYRFDSKRFCRDCRRNVIREFKELKELKRTREPRCSSWFCAADTAFQYEVSHDSVQADWQQSFTDNTGAYHHYEWAIGTGEGKSDILEFENAGMSGKVHVSGLNLDGLNACYITLRAWRMDGRCTELSVKAHALKGQQCVHCRLMVGDGYVTITRGDNIRRFFEHAEEAEEEEDDDSVDKDGNELDGGCSRPQKHAKSPELAREFLVDAATVIFKEQVEKAFREGTARQNAHSIFVCLALKLLEDRLHVACKEIITLEKQTKLLEEEEKEKQEEEEKKERRRAKERDKKLRRKERLREKDKEKKSFEESSSESSQSPTGTDVSKEEVLINDDDDEDEDDECNLINNEEEVICGSDEAIPCVTITSNMGDHTNDGSDMEPISGNGKSSHSLENLNLSHQKMACRKDFEVDPNLKCTDMWRLKVASENGVSGISEPRQNGCDTETLAKSTKGMNTKQLRSSSTIKLNGKNNNGHSVERLYCPNCRVRNNRYDFHACNCSQRNDYKVKVDRHRVEMKEEHAPDMSKPFYRANKVNPIEHTREYGGRLKPKPPGARKVWEPMESQKKHPNNSNNSEAADEAIGLSSSSTVDDQSVGNKSSSTLSISSVVVVAGCGVVNEQVNEATNEDDVEIEVEPCINSMSGSDNCSSSEGDKITPFSSSPNPDSSSSSSDSDDAPVHVQNSNNGSLDKKDGTKEDMERGESNMPIRANVISGQQHHQGMVHQQIHSQRMHVPIFQAPSTIGYYHQVPPPVPWPYHHHHPVFTTPIGYGINGNPHYIQYGSSLHLPPSMVVSPGPLPDYQPIARSNNNNSNGMESLNQTKMMMMMPKQQTQPSETHKEAELQPTKRNNENSGFSLFHFGGPAGLSNHHNVGSKEGLVEELSSKFLVNPVGVDGCDKKENNIMEEYNLFAAAGNGIRFSFL, from the exons ATGCCTGGTTTAGCTCAGACAAATTATCAACAATTCACTAATGAAAGTTTTGTATCAGGCCAGTTATCTTGCTCTAATGGATCCGTTTCCGCTAATGGATTTTGGTCAAACCCTAGGGATGATGTTAACTACTGCCAACTCCAGAAG TTCTGGGGTGATTTGTCGATACAAGACAGGCAAGAGCTCCTACGGATTGACAAACAGACGCTTTTTGAACAAACTCGTAGAAATATGTACTGCTCCCGCTGCAATGGGTTATTGCTAGAAGGCTTTATGCAAATTGTTATGTATGGCAAGTCCTTACATCTGGAAGGAACAGGCAAGCAAAATCTTTGCCTTGGACCAGGAACTgctattaatcaaaataatagtGACCTGTGTACACCAGAAATTTCTATAGATGAAGCTCAAGATCCATCAGTCCATCCATGGGGAGGTCTGACCAGTACTAAGGATGGGATGCTTACCTTGTTGGActgttatttattttcaacGTGTTTAATTGGACTACAGAAT GTATTTGATAGTGCACGTGCAAGAGAGAGGGAACGTGAATTACTTTATCCTTATGCTTGTGGTGGGGCAGGTCGAGGTTGGATAAGCCAGGGTATGATGGGCTACAGCAGAGGGCATGGAACAAGGGAAACATGTGCTCTGCATACTACTAGACTTTCGGTTGATACATTGGTGGACTTTTGGTCTGCACTTGGTGATGAAACACAACAATCTCTTCTGAGGATGAAAGAGGAGGATTTTATAGAGCGACTCATGTACAG GTTTGATAGCAAGAGATTCTGCAGGGATTGCAGAAGGAATGTTATACGTGAGTTCAAGGAACTAAAGGAACTAAAGCGTACGAGAGAGCCTCGCTGTAGCAGTTGGTTTTGTGCGGCTGATACAGCCTTTCAGTATGAG GTATCTCATGATTCAGTACAAGCTGATTGGCAACAATCATTCACAGATAACACTGGAGCATACCATCATTACGAATGGGCCATTGGTACTGGTGAAGGGAAATCTGACattcttgaatttgaaaatgCTGGAATGAGTGGAAAGGTTCATGTTAGTGGCCTAAATCTTGATGGCTTGAATGCTTGCTATATCACACTCAGAGCTTGGAGAATGGATGGCCGCTGCACAGAACTTTCTGTGAAAGCTCATGCTTTGAAAGGTCAACAGTGTGTGCATTGCAGGCTTATGGTAGGTGATGGTTATGTTACAATTACTAGAGGAGACAATATTAGAAGATTTTTCGAGCATGCTGAAGAGGCTGAGGAAGAAGAG GATGATGATTCTGTTGATAAGGATGGAAATGAACTAGACGGAGGATGTTCTCGTCCACAAAAGCATGCCAAGAGTCCTGAACTCGCTCGTGAATTTCTTGTAGATGCTGCAACTGTTATTTTCAAGGAACAG GTTGAGAAGGCATTTAGAGAAGGAACTGCGAGGCAAAATGCTCATAGCATTTTTGTATGTCTTGCTCTCAAACTGTTGGAAGATCGTCTTCATGTTGCATGCAAAGAAATAATTACACTAGAAAAGCag ACAAAACTCcttgaagaggaagaaaaggagaagcaagaagaggaagagaagaagGAGAGAAGAAGAGCAAAAGAAAGAGACAAAAAGCTGAGGAGGAAGGAGAGATTGAGGGAAAAGGACAAGGAGAAGAAATCATTTGAGGAATCTTCTTCCGAGTCAAGTCAGAGTCCCACTGGTACTGATGTTTCAAAGGAAGAAGTTTTGataaatgatgatgatgatgaagatgaagatgatgagtGTAATCTGATTAACAATGAAGAAGAGGTAATATGTGGATCAGACGAGGCTATTCCATGTGTAACAATCACCTCAAACATGGGAGATCACACAAATGATGGCTCTGACATGGAGCCTATCAGTGGGAATGGTAAAAGTTCCCATAGCCTTGAGAACCTGAATTTGTCTCACCAAAAAATGGCTTGCAGAAAGGACTTTGAAGTGGATCCAAACTTGAAATGCACCGACATGTGGCGTCTTAAAGTTGCTTCTGAAAATGGAGTCTCGGGTATATCTGAGCCAAGACAGAATGGATGTGATACTGAAACTCTTGCAAAGAGCACCAAGGGGATGAACACCAAACAACTAAGAAGTAGCAGTACAATCAAGTTAAatggtaaaaataataatgggcATTCAGTTGAAAGGCTCTACTGTCCAAACTGCCGGGTACGCAACAACAGATATGACTTTCATGCTTGCAACTGTAGTCAACGCAATGACTATAAAGTTAAGGTAGACAGACATAGGGTGGAAATGAAGGAAGAACATGCACCAGATATGTCAAAGCCTTTTTATCGGGCTAATAAGGTAAACCCAATTGAGCACACACGTGAATATGGTGGAAGGCTGAAACCCAAGCCTCCAGGTGCCAGAAAAGTTTGGGAACCAATGGAATCGCAGAAAAAACATCCCAATAATAGTAACAACTCAGAAGCTGCTGATGAGGCTATTGggctttcttcttcatctacaGTAGATGATCAATCTGTTGGTAATAAATCAAGTAGTACTCTTTCCATATCATCTGTTGTAGTAGTTGCTGGTTGTGGGGTGGTAAATGAACAAGTGAATGAAGCAACAAATGAGGACGATGTTGAAATTGAAGTTGAACCATGTATTAACAGCATGTCAGGCTCTGATAACTGTTCATCAAGTGAAGGGGACAAGATAACACCTTTTTCAAGTTCCCCGAACCCAGACTCTTCCTCATCTTCCTCTGACTCTGATGATGCTCCAGTTCATGTTCAGAATAGTAACAATGGAAGTCTGGATAAAAAAGATGGTACAAAGGAGGACATGGAGAGAGGTGAGTCTAATATGCCAATAAGGGCAAATGTTATTAGCGGTCAACAACATCATCAAGGGATGGTTCATCAGCAGATTCATAGTCAGAGAATGCATGTTCCGATATTTCAAGCACCTTCAACAATAGGATATTACCATCAAGTCCCTCCTCCTGTTCCTTGGCCTTACCACCACCATCACCCAGTATTTACTACTCCTATTGGATATGGAATAAATGGGAACCCGCACTACATACAGTACGGTTCTTCACTACATCTCCCCCCTTCTATGGTGGTAAGCCCTGGTCCGTTGCCTGATTATCAGCCGATTGCTagatctaataataataatagtaatggGATGGAATCATTGAATCAAActaagatgatgatgatgatgcctAAGCAGCAGACACAGCCTAGTGAGACTCACAAGGAAGCAGAATTACAACCAACAAAGAGAAATAATGAGAATTCAGGGTTTTCTCTGTTCCATTTTGGTGGTCCGGCAGGGCTTTCAAATCATCATAATGTGGGGAGTAAAGAAGGGCTTGTTGAGGAACTATCTTCGAAATTCTTGGTGAATCCGGTTGGTGTTGATGGTTGTGATAAAAAAGAGAATAATATTATGGAAGAGTATAATTTGTTTGCGGCAGCAGGCAATGGCATCAGATTTTCCTTCCTTTAA